A window of Capsicum annuum cultivar UCD-10X-F1 unplaced genomic scaffold, UCD10Xv1.1 ctg19982, whole genome shotgun sequence genomic DNA:
CCTGTTCCATTACATATTTTCAACACACTTTCAATTCATGCCAGAGATATGAACCTTTTAGCACCATGTTGATAAATGAAGGAGCTTCTACGACATTAACTACTCTTATGAATGGAGAAGGATGATTCACTTGCCATTTTTATCAGTTTGCAAATTTTTTCTGACACAATAAATTATAAAGCTTTAATCCTCATCAAATCTTTGACAAACTGTTAGGTAACCTGAGCTTTTATTAATATCAAACTCCAAATTATATGAACAATGATTCCTTCTCAAATCTTGAAATTGTTAGATAGTCAGATGATCCCACGTTACTACAAAAGACATAAATATTCCAGCAAATTAGCAATGATGTTGGTTTAAATGTCAGAAATAACGACTTATAAGTCCAAATGGCTGAGTATTGTTTAGGTGATTAAATCTGGATTGAATGATAAATTACAATCGTTATCTAATACAATGATTATCTTCAGCCTTACAACAGCATTTCAAATAATATGCACATAGTAACACTTAACCCATGCCTCTCTAGCTCATGCTTAACAACAATCTCTAAGGTCAATAAATCAGTACACATCACCCAATACCAAAATAAACACCAGATATTCGGAAAActaattaagtgaattaaattaTGGCATGTTCTCTACACATGAGCTCCTCAAAGAAATAAATGCCACCATTCTACCatgcttcaaaaaaaaaatgtataacttCTGCAGTCACGCCTCTCTAGATTTCTTATTTAGCAATTCAGAAGAAAAAAATGTTGGAATGGTTTTATAGATTACATACTGTGCTACTCGTTAAGTCGCCCTTGGACATTAAGGCTCCAATTAGGAACTCCAACGAAGCAAGATCTCCAATATTTGAATCTATAGCAAGATTCGAGAGATTCTTAGCAGTTTCCTCTGGGTTCTTCCTTACATATATTGTAATGAAAGCATTCTCAACAGCTTCATAAATAGATTTGTCTTGTGAAAATACCTGCAGATGTGCTTT
This region includes:
- the LOC124890553 gene encoding condensin-1 complex subunit CAP-D2-like, whose amino-acid sequence is MPILVQLMASSSATDVENTILLLMRCRQFQIDGSEACLRKMLPLVFSQDKSIYEAVENAFITIYVRKNPEETAKNLSNLAIDSNIGDLASLEFLIGALMSKGDLTSSTVCNL